A region of the Pricia mediterranea genome:
CGTTGGCCCATTTTTCGACGTTGTAGCGCTCCAAACGTTTTTGCATCGGGGCATTGCGTTCTTGCTGTTCCTCGACCGGCATGTTGATGGCGGTATGTAGGGCATCTGCAATCTGCTCGAAATTGTTGGGATTGATAAGGAGTGATTCATTCATTTCATTTGCTGATCCGGCCATTTCGCTCAAGATCAAAACACCGGTTTGGTCGGTACGCGTGGCAATATATTCCTTGGCCACCAAATTCATGCCGTCCCGCAGCGGAGTGAGCCAGGCAATATCGCTTGAGGTGTACAAATCGATTAAATTCTCGAAGGGCATGGAGCGGTAGAAGTACCAGATGGGCGTCCAGCTTACGGTCGAAAATTCCCCGTTGATGCGGCCTACCAATTCATCGACTTCCCTCTTCAGTAACTGGTACTGAGGCACGTTGGAGCGAGAGGGTACTGCCAATACAATGAGGCGGACTTTCTCTTTGTACTCCGGATATTTGTTCAGGAAATATTCGAAAGCGTAGATGCGCTTGGCAATTCCCTTCGAATAATCCAGTCTATCGATGGATAGAAAGAACTTGGCCTCCGGGTCGGCTTTTTTATGGGTATCTAGACGTTTTTGAAGTTCTGACTTTCCTTTTTCCGAACTTTCCTCGTTCTTCTTGGCGGCCTCACTGAACTTTTTGTAATCGATCCCCATGGGGAAGGAGTCCACCTTGATAATTCGATGATCCAGGGAAATATCGTTGAAACTGACCTCTAGTCCCAATAGGCGGCGCACCGAGCTTAAAAAATGCCGTTCATAGTCGTAAGTGTGGAATCCGATCAAATCCGAGCCTAGCAGTCCTTCTAGCAGTTCTTCCCGCCAAGGGATGGTTCGGAATATTTCATAGGAGGGGAAGGGAATGTGCAAAAAGAACCCTATGGAAATATCCGGCTTCTCCTCACGCACCATTTGGGGTACGAGCATCAATTGATAATCGTGTACCCATATCGTATCGTCGTCCTCGGCTTCTGCGAGAATGGCGTCGGCGAACTTTCGGTTTACCGCCTTGTACGCGTCCCAAAACTCTTGTTCGAACTCGGTGTATTCCATAAAATAATGGAACAGCGGCCAAACGGTTCGGTTGCTGAATCCGTAATAATACCCGTCTATTTCGTCTTCCGTCAAGTTGACTTGCGATGAACCGTGTTCGGCAAGGGCTTTATCTATTTTGGAGACCAGTTCATCGGGAATTTCCTCGTCCGTCAGCCCACTCCATCCTATCCAAAGACTGTCCCCTCCCGAATGTACCGATTTCATGCCTGTCGCGAGCCCGCCAACACTTGGGATAGCCGTAATTTCACCCTGGTCGATCTGTAATTGCACCGGAAGACGGTTCGAAATAATAATCGTTTTGCCCATTTGTTGAAAGTTTTTGTCGATAATAGTTACGAATTTCTATAAAAATCGACAAATTGCGGGATAAAACCAATTTATACCCCCGCAAATTGGAAATGCCCGGAATTAAAGCCTTCGAATAGGGCAATTTTCCTGAAGAGAAAGAAATAGTGCCGAACCCTTAGCTAAACAATGGATGAATAACCTGGATTACGGAATTATTGGAAATTGTAGAAGTGCCGCCTTGGTATCAAAAACGGGAAGTATAGACTGGTTGTGTCTGCCCGAATTTGATTCGCCATCGGTCTTCGCCAAATTGTTGGACGATAAGATCGGCGGCAGTTTCGAGATATTGGTCGATGAAGATTATGCGATTACCCAACGCTATAAGGATCATACTGCCATATTGATCACAAAATTTTCGGATGGTGACAACATCTTCGAGGTACGCGACTTTATGCCGCGATACCATAAAGCGGGCGGTGGGTATCATGCTCCTCCCGAGCTTGTTAGGTATATCCGACATATTAAGGGAAAGCCTAAGTTCAGAGTGGCCTATGATCCCAAACTGGAATACGCCATCGGGGAGACCAAGACCTACGTCAAACACAATTTCATAGCCAGCCTGACACACGCCGAAAAATTCGATACCGCATTTCTTTATACTTCGTTCAATAAAAATGCCGTGATCGAAGGGCGGGAGATCGATCTGACCGAGGACGGTTTTTTCCTATTGGGATATAATGAGAAAATTCTTCACCCCAACACGCAAAAAATGTATTTGGAACTGGAGCGTACCAAGGTATATTGGTTGAACTGGAGCAACAATACGCCCACCTACAGGAAATACAACGAAGAGATCCATCGTAGCGCCGTTACCCTAAAACTATTGAGCTACGACAAGACCGGCGCGGTACTGGCCGCCGCCACGACGTCCTTGCCCGAAACCATAGGCGAGGTGCGCAATTGGGATTACCGCTTTTGCTGGATACGGGATGCCTCGATGGTGATCAAGGTCGTATCCGATCTCGGCCATGAAAAGATTGCAAAACGTTACTTGCAGTTTATCATTGACCTTATGCCCGATAAGGATGAAAAGCTGCAGATTATGTACGGAATCAATAAGGAAAAGAAACTTACCGAGGAGACCTTGGACCATCTCGACGGATACATGGGGTCCAAACCCGTGCGGATCGGCAATGCTGCCTATCAACAAAGGCAGCACGACATCTATGGGATTCTAATGGACGTCATCTACGAACAACTGAAACGGTTTAGCACCGATATCGAGAACGGCGAGGAAATCTGGAGCATTACCAAAGGCATCGTCTGGATCGTCGAGAAGCACTGGCAAGAACCCGATAAGGGCATTTGGGAATTCCGCTCCGAAGACCGGCATTTTACCTTTTCAAAGGTACTTTGCTGGACCGCCGTTGACCGGGCCATTAAGGTGGCCGGAATTATGAACAAAAACCATAAAATCGGAAAATGGAAACCTCTCCGGGACGAAATTTGGGACAGTATCCAAGAAAAGGCCTGGAACGAGGAAGTCGGGGCGTACACCCAATCCTATGGGACCAAGCACCTGGATGCCTCCGTGCTTTTGATGGAGTCTTATGGCTGTGTAAACGCCAACGACGAACGTTTTATAAGTACGGTGAACGCGATTGGCCGAGAGCTAAAACACGAGGGATTGCTGTACCGCTACAAAAACGAGGATGATTTCGGTCTGCCGTCGTCGTCATTTACCGTGTGCACCTTTTGGTATATCAACAGTCTGTTTAAAATCGGCGAAACCGAAAAGGCGGAAGCCCATTTCGAAGAGCTTTTGGGCT
Encoded here:
- a CDS encoding bifunctional alpha,alpha-trehalose-phosphate synthase (UDP-forming)/trehalose-phosphatase translates to MGKTIIISNRLPVQLQIDQGEITAIPSVGGLATGMKSVHSGGDSLWIGWSGLTDEEIPDELVSKIDKALAEHGSSQVNLTEDEIDGYYYGFSNRTVWPLFHYFMEYTEFEQEFWDAYKAVNRKFADAILAEAEDDDTIWVHDYQLMLVPQMVREEKPDISIGFFLHIPFPSYEIFRTIPWREELLEGLLGSDLIGFHTYDYERHFLSSVRRLLGLEVSFNDISLDHRIIKVDSFPMGIDYKKFSEAAKKNEESSEKGKSELQKRLDTHKKADPEAKFFLSIDRLDYSKGIAKRIYAFEYFLNKYPEYKEKVRLIVLAVPSRSNVPQYQLLKREVDELVGRINGEFSTVSWTPIWYFYRSMPFENLIDLYTSSDIAWLTPLRDGMNLVAKEYIATRTDQTGVLILSEMAGSANEMNESLLINPNNFEQIADALHTAINMPVEEQQERNAPMQKRLERYNVEKWANDFMNSLVDQKRKDYSHIARRLTVDTMNGITKSYQKADKRLLFIDYDGTLSGFHNDPQKAGPDEELYALLDAISSMENTDMYLISGRDKETFTKWFLPKKYNMIVEHGVWISTEGEDFKMLENVKKEWMEKIRPVLESFVDRTPGSFIEEKNYSLAWHYRNTDPDFGQKRATELNTVLTSLIGTDDLSVLNGNKVMEIKSSNVNKGRAAMRVYAENDYDFVFAIGDDWTDEFMFEELPETAVTVKVGRQKTQAKYYVDSIKNVRALLRRFTK
- a CDS encoding glycoside hydrolase family 15 protein produces the protein MNNLDYGIIGNCRSAALVSKTGSIDWLCLPEFDSPSVFAKLLDDKIGGSFEILVDEDYAITQRYKDHTAILITKFSDGDNIFEVRDFMPRYHKAGGGYHAPPELVRYIRHIKGKPKFRVAYDPKLEYAIGETKTYVKHNFIASLTHAEKFDTAFLYTSFNKNAVIEGREIDLTEDGFFLLGYNEKILHPNTQKMYLELERTKVYWLNWSNNTPTYRKYNEEIHRSAVTLKLLSYDKTGAVLAAATTSLPETIGEVRNWDYRFCWIRDASMVIKVVSDLGHEKIAKRYLQFIIDLMPDKDEKLQIMYGINKEKKLTEETLDHLDGYMGSKPVRIGNAAYQQRQHDIYGILMDVIYEQLKRFSTDIENGEEIWSITKGIVWIVEKHWQEPDKGIWEFRSEDRHFTFSKVLCWTAVDRAIKVAGIMNKNHKIGKWKPLRDEIWDSIQEKAWNEEVGAYTQSYGTKHLDASVLLMESYGCVNANDERFISTVNAIGRELKHEGLLYRYKNEDDFGLPSSSFTVCTFWYINSLFKIGETEKAEAHFEELLGYSNHLGLFSEDLDFKTKRLLGNFPQAYSHLALIECAINFSKKHSEEKILESMRE